From the Lolium rigidum isolate FL_2022 chromosome 2, APGP_CSIRO_Lrig_0.1, whole genome shotgun sequence genome, one window contains:
- the LOC124686326 gene encoding uncharacterized protein LOC124686326 → MAAPMASPLTAVVRAARLHPVSCSASTPKNPKHSPQHQPPRPSTSPLPTALVAAAAPLLLAALPPPDALAVGGELGILEGTTVALLHPAIMGGLFAYTLWAGYLGWQWRRVRTVQDEITELKKQLKPAATAAVAVGAGDSAAPPAAKSPTEIKIDELTEERKKLVKGSYRDKHFNAGSILLGLGVTESVGGALNTYLRTGKLFPGPHLFAGAAITVLWAAAAALVPAMQKGNETARSLHIALNTINVLLFVWQIPTGLEIVGKVFEFTKWP, encoded by the exons ATGGCCGCACCGATGGCCtcgccgctcacggccgtcgtccGCGCCGCCCGCCTGCACCCCGTATCCTGCTCCGCCTCCACGCCCAAGAACCCCAAGCATTCGCCGCAACACCAACCACCGCGGCCATCCACCTCTCCTCTACCAACGGCGCTCGTGGCCGCAGCGGCGCCGCTGCTGCTGGCGGCGCTCCCGCCCCCGGACGCGCTGGCGGTGGGCGGCGAGCTGGGCATCCTGGAGGGAACGACCGTCGCGCTGCTGCACCCGGCCATCATGGGCGGCCTCTTCGCCTACACGCTCTGGGCGGGCTACCTCGGCTGGCAGTGGCGCCGCGTCCGCACCGTCCAGGACGAGATCACcgagctcaagaagcagctcaaaccggccgccaccgccgccgtcgccgtcggcgcCGGGGACTCCGCCGCCCCGCCCGCCGCCAAGTCGCCCACCGAGATCAAGATCGACGAGCTCACAGAG GAGCGGAAGAAGCTGGTGAAGGGGTCGTACAGGGACAAGCACTTCAACGCGGGGTCCATCCTGCTGGGGCTGGGCGTCACCGAGTCCGTCGGCGGCGCGCTCAACACCTACCTGCGCACGGGGAAGCTCTTCCCGGGCCCGCACCTCTTCGCCGGCGCCGCCATCACCGTGCTctgggcggccgccgccgcgctcgtccCGGCCATGCAGAAGGGGAACGAGACGGCAAGGAGCCTGCACATCGCGCTCAACACCATCAACGTCCTGCTCTTCGTCTGGCAGATCCCCACCGGGCTAGAGATCGTCGGCAAGGTCTTCGAGTTCACAAAGTGGCCATGA
- the LOC124686327 gene encoding protein ACCUMULATION AND REPLICATION OF CHLOROPLASTS 6, chloroplastic-like, with amino-acid sequence MALAYVDLSRDSMAASPPDVIFCCEVLERALKLLQEDGASNLAPDLLSQIDETLEEITPRCVLELLALPLDEKHQNKRQEGLRGVRNILWSVGRGGIATVGGGFSREAYMNEAFLQMTSAEQMDFFSKTPNSIPPEWFEIYSVALANVAQAIVSKRPELIMMADDLFEQLQKFNIGSQYAYDNEMDLALERALCSLLVGDITNCRIWLAIDNESSPHRDPKIVEFIVNNSSIDQENDLLPGLCKLLETWLVSEVFPRSRDTRGMQFRLGDYYDDPKVLSYLEMMEGGGASHLAAAAAIAKLGAQATAALGTVKSSALQAFSKIFPLIEQLDLSAMENPDNGLEGSLQKFDLKKVMGFDIHDSKNAALKIVSAGALSGLLAVIGLKYMPRKRVLPAIRSEHEAVAVANVVDSVDDDAFEESIHIPRMDAKLAEDIVRKWQSIKSKALGSDHSVASLQEVLAGNMLKVWTDRAAEIEQHGWFWDYTLSDVTIDSITISLDGRRASVEATIEEAGRLTDITDSKNNDSYDTKYTTRYEMAFTKSGGWKITEGAVLKS; translated from the exons ATGGCTCTGGCTTATGTGGACCTGTCGAGGGATTCAATGGCGGCAAGCCCTCCAGATGTGATTTTCTGCTGTGAGGTGCTTGAAAGGGCCCTCAAGCTCTTGCAG GAGGATGGGGCAAGCAATCTTGCACCTGATCTGCTGTCACAGATTGATGAAACTTTGGAGGAGATCACACCTCGTTGTGTTTTGGAGCTTCTTGCCCTTCCTCTTGATGAAAAACATCAGAATAAACGCCAAGAAGGTCTTCGAGGTGTGAGAAACATTTTATGGAGTGTTGGTAGAGGAGGTATTGCTACTGTTGGAGGAGGATTTTCTCGTGAAGCTTACATGAATGAGGCCTTTTTGCAGATGACGTCGGCTGAGCAG atggatttcttttcaAAAACTCCGAATAGCATACCACCTGAGTGGTTCGAAATCTACAGTGTGGCACTCGCAAATGTTGCTCAAGCAATTGTAAGTAAAAGGCCAGAGCTCATCATGATGGCAGATGATCTTTTCGAACAGCTCCAGAAGTTCAATATAGGTTCTCAATATGCTTATGATAACGAGATGGATCTTGCATTGGAAAGGGCACTCTGCTCATTGCTTgtgggagatattaccaactgcaGAATTTGGCTTGCAATTGATAATGAATCCTCACCACATAGAGACCCCAAAATTGTAGAGTTTATTGTGAACAACTCTAGCATCGACCAAGAGAATGATCTTCTTCCAGGGTTGTGTAAGCTTTTGGAGACTTGGCTTGTCTCAGAGGTTTTCCCTAGGAGCAGAGATACTCGAGGTATGCAGTTCAGACTTGGAGACTACTATGATGACCCAAAAGTTTTAAGCTACCTAGAAATGATGGAAGGTGGCGGTGCTTCTCATTTGGCTGCTGCTGCCGCTATAGCAAAACTCGGAGCTCAAGCTACAGCTGCTCTTGGTACCGTCAAATCAAGTGCTCTCCAAGCATTCAGCAAGATTTTTCCATTGATAGAACAGCTAGATCTTTCAGCCATGGAAAATCCTGACAATGGTCTTGAGGGTTCTCTTCAGAAATTTGATCTGAAAAAAGTTATGGGATTTGACATACATGATTCCAAAAATGCGGCCTTGAAGATTGTCTCTGCTGGTGCATTGTCTGGTCTGCTGGCAGTAATAGGCCTCAAGTACATGCCTCGTAAGAGGGTGCTCCCTGCTATCAGGAGCGAGCACGAGGCCGTGGCAGTTGCTAATGTTGTTGACTCAGTTGATG ATGATGCATTCGAAGAGTCAATACATATTCCTAGAATGGATGCAAAGTTGGCAGAAGATATTGTGCGCAAGTGGCAGAGTATCAAATCCAAGGCCTTGGGATCGGATCATTCTGTTGCGTCATTGCAAGAG GTTCTTGCTGGCAACATGCTAAAGGTATGGACGGACCGAGCCGCAGAGATCGAGCAGCATGGCTGGTTCTGGGACTACACGCTGTCCGACGTGACGATCGACAGCATCACCATCTCCCTGGACGGACGACGGGCGAGCGTGGAGGCAACAATCGAGGAGGCAGGCCGGCTCACTGATATAACCGACTCAAAGAACAACGATTCGTACGACACCAAATACACCACCCGGTATGAGATGGCCTTCACCAAATCAGGAGGGTGGAAGATAACCGAAGGCGCGGTCCTCAAGTCATAG